A stretch of DNA from marine bacterium B5-7:
TGCACAAAGCGTTCTTCCAGTGCATCTAGCCAAGGATATGTCGTCACACAACCTCCAACAATGCTTCTAAACACGTTTTTATGTCGCGTTTCACTTGATTTACATTTTTACTGGCGTCAATCACGCGAAAGCGATCAGAAAATTCTTTCGCACGCACAAGGTAGGCTGCCCGAACACGCTCAAAAAATTCTGTGCGCTCTTCTTCAATACGATCAAGCTCTGCACGGTGTTTAATACGCGACATACCCAATGCAACAGGCACATCTAGCAACAAGGTACAATCAGGCTGCAAATCACCCACCCATTTTTCTAAAGTCTTAACCACACTCACATCAAGTGATCGCCCCGCGCTTTGATAAGCATAACTGGCGTCGGTAAAGCGATCGCCAAGCACCCAAATACCTTTAGCTAAGGCCGGCTGAATCACATTTGTGATATGTTGGGCACGACCCGCAAAAAACAGCAACAACTCCGTAATCGCCTGCATAGGCTCGTCGTGCTTACTAATGATAAGCGTCCGAATTTTTTCAGCCAGTGGTGTGCCACCAGGTTCTCGTGTTACCAAGACTTCTTTACCATGACTTTCTAAAAACGCTTTCATGGTCTTCATTGCCGTTGATTTTCCTGCGCCTTCGATACCTTCGATAGTAATAAATTTTCCTGGGGTCATGATGATTTATTGTCCT
This window harbors:
- the tmk gene encoding thymidylate kinase, which codes for MTPGKFITIEGIEGAGKSTAMKTMKAFLESHGKEVLVTREPGGTPLAEKIRTLIISKHDEPMQAITELLLFFAGRAQHITNVIQPALAKGIWVLGDRFTDASYAYQSAGRSLDVSVVKTLEKWVGDLQPDCTLLLDVPVALGMSRIKHRAELDRIEEERTEFFERVRAAYLVRAKEFSDRFRVIDASKNVNQVKRDIKTCLEALLEVV